A stretch of the Cucurbita pepo subsp. pepo cultivar mu-cu-16 chromosome LG16, ASM280686v2, whole genome shotgun sequence genome encodes the following:
- the LOC111777716 gene encoding terpene synthase 10-like yields the protein MTMGLLHLPLPSFVSTLTSPRNLSSRHNFYRSFQMNKRSTVDTKVYSTSVVRRSANYQPPIWKHEFVESLTSEFTGEKSLNRRDMLKRRVKIMLNKELLLEGDSLRQLELVDELQRLGLLYHFEIEINQILKNMNEKFRNGKDLEWNNNLYATALHFRILRQHGYYIPQEVFEKFNNELESSNSISEEKAKGILSLYEASFLAIEGEGILDEARHFAIQHLSKYLKSSGDEIICTMVRHALELPLHWRMPRLEVRWFIDLYRRKPEPNPVLLDLATLDFNIVQSTHQDDLKYASRWWKSTELGQKLDFARDRLMTNFFWSVGMGCKPHLGYLRRMSTKIASLVTIIDDVYDVHGTLNELELFTDAVERWDVVAIDSLPNYMKICFFVLHNTINDMTFDAVKNHGVNVIQYLRKMWIDLCKTFLIEARWHYTNYKPTFEEYLDNAWISVSGSLLLVHAYVFATDSIMKEDLEYLELYPDILRHSSMIFRLTNDLASSSDEAERGEVANSLQCYMNDTGASEHEARRYIKDLIIESWKKLNEIQMLNYSPFISRDFIEIALNVARISHTVYQHRDGHTVEDQETKDRVTSLFINST from the exons ATGACAATGGGTCTTCTCCATCTTCCTCTTCCGTCCTTCGTCTCTACTCTTACCTCTCCACGAAATCTTTCTTCTCGTCATAACTTTTACCGATCTTTTCAAATGAATAAGCGATCGACTGTCGATACAAAAGTTTATAGTACTTCTGTTGTTCGGCGGTCTGCAAATTACCAACCTCCTATCTGGAAGCATGAGTTTGTTGAATCGCTAACGAGTGAATTCACG gGAGAGAAAAGTTTAAATAGAAGAGATATGCTAAAAAGAAGAGTGAAAataatgttgaacaaagaattaTTATTGGAGGGAGATAGTTTGAGACAATTAGAGCTAGTGGACGAACTACAACGGTTGGGATTGTTATATCACTtcgaaatagaaataaatcaaatcttaaagaatatgaatgaaaagTTCCGAAATGGAAAGGATTTAGAGTGGAACAACAACTTATATGCCACGGCTCTTCATTTTAGGATTTTAAGGCAACACGGCTATTATATCCCCCAAG AGGTCTTCGAGAAGTTTAATAATGAGTTAGAAAGTTCTAATAGTATTTCCGAAGAGAAAGCTAAGGGAATATTATCCTTGTACGAAGCTTCATTTTTAGCAATCGAAGGTGAAGGCATTTTGGATGAAGCGAGACATTTTGCCATCCAACATCTATCAAAATACCTTAAATCGAGTGGTGATGAAATAATTTGTACTATGGTAAGGCATGCTCTCGAGCTCCCACTTCATTGGAGAATGCCAAGATTGGAGGTTAGATGGTTCATTGATTTGTATCGAAGAAAACCCGAACCAAATCCCGTGTTGTTAGATTTGGCCACATTAGACTTCAATATTGTCCAATCCACACATCAAGATGATCTGAAATATGCCTCTAG GTGGTGGAAGAGTACTGAGCTCGGACAAAAACTCGATTTTGCAAGGGATCGATTGATGACAAATTTCTTTTGGTCGGTGGGAATGGGATGCAAACCTCATCTCGGCTATCTTAGAAGAATGTCCACAAAAATTGCTTCATTAGTAACAATAATTGACGATGTTTATGACGTGCATGGAACTTTGAATGAACTTGAACTCTTCACCGATGCTGTCGAGAG ATGGGATGTTGTCGCAATTGATTCATTGCCTAACTACATGAagatatgtttttttgttctccaTAACACAATCAACGATATGACCTTCGATGCTGTTAAGAATCATGGGGTCAATGTCATtcaatatttaagaaaaatg TGGATAGATTTATGCAAAACGTTCTTGATAGAGGCAAGATGGCACTACACCAATTATAAGCCAACATTCGAAGAGTATTTAGATAATGCATGGATTTCAGTATCGGGATCTCTTCTTCTCGTTCATGCTTACGTCTTTGCTACAGACTCAATAATGAAAGAGGATTTAGAATACTTGGAACTCTATCCTGATATTCTTCGACATTCTTCCATGATCTTTCGTCTTACCAATGACTTAGCTTCATCATCg GATGAAGCAGAGAGAGGTGAAGTTGCTAATTCTCTCCAATGTTATATGAATGACACAGGTGCCTCTGAACATGAAGCACGAAGATATATAAAGGATTTGATTATCGAGTCGTGgaagaaattgaatgaaattcaaatgttGAATTATTCTCCATTCATCTCTAGAGATTTCATTGAAATTGCTTTAAATGTCGCTAGAATTTCTCACACAGTCTACCAACATAGAGATGGACACACTGTGGAAGATCAAGAGACCAAAGATCGTGTCACTTCTTTATTCATCAATTCTACATAG
- the LOC111777718 gene encoding terpene synthase 10-like, whose amino-acid sequence MLRVSTLDRKAYENFVDRRSANYRPPIWKHEFVDSLTSEFREEKSLNRRDILKRTVKMMLNRELLLDGDSLRQLELVDQLQRLGLSYHFQTEINQILENMNEKFQNRKDLEWNNDLYATSLHFRILRQHGYYIPQEVFKKFKDEFESFNSICEEKAKRMLSLYEASFLAMEGESFLDDVRRFAIEHLSNYLKSSGNEIICTMIRHALELPLHWRMPRLEARWFIDVYQRKPETNLVLLDLATLDFNIVQSTHQDDLKYASRWWKSTELGQKLDFARDRLMANFFWSVGMGCEPDLGYLRRMCTKIGSFITIIDDIYDVHGTLDELKLFTNAVERWDIGAIDSLPNYMKICFIALHNTINDMTFDAVKNHGINVIQYLRKMWIDLCKAFLIEANWYYTNYKPTFQEYLDNAWISVSGSLILVHAYIFATNSIMKETLECLVDYPDILRHSSMIFRLTNDLTSSTDEAERSGVITSIQCYMNDTGASEHEARRYIKELIIGSWKKMNEIQTLNSSPFISKDFIEIALNLARISQTVYQHGDGHTVEDHETKDRVLSLFIKPA is encoded by the exons atgcTTAGGGTATCGACGTTGGATAGAAAAGCTTACGAAAATTTTGTTGATCGGAGATCGGCAAATTACAGACCTCCTATTTGGAAGCATGAGTTTGTTGACTCGTTAACGAGTGAATTCAGG GAAGAGAAGAGTTTAAATAGAAGAGATATTCTGAAAAGAACCGTGAAAATGATGCTCAATAGAGAATTATTATTGGATGGAGATAGTTTAAGACAATTGGAGCTAGTCGACCAACTACAAAGGTTGGGATTGTCATATCACTTTCAAAcagaaataaatcaaatattagagaatatgaatgaaaagTTCCAGAACCGAAAGGATTTAGAATGGAACAACGACTTATATGCCACGTCTCTTCATTTTAGGATTTTAAGGCAACATGGCTATTACATCCCTCAAG AGGTCTTCAAGAAGTTTAAGGATGAGTTTGAAAGTTTTAACAGTATTTGTGAAGAGAAAGCTAAGAGAATGTTATCCTTATACGAAGCTTCCTTCTTAGCAATGGAAGGTGAAAGCTTTTTGGATGATGTGAGACGTTTTGCCATCGAGCATCTATCAAACTACCTTAAATCAAGTGGTAATGAAATAATTTGTACAATGATAAGGCATGCTCTAGAGCTCCCACTTCATTGGAGAATGCCAAGATTGGAGGCTAGATGGTTCATTGATGTGTATCAAAGAAAACCCGAAACAAACCTCGTGTTGTTGGACTTGGCCACGTTAGACTTCAATATTGTCCAATCCACACATCAAGATGACCTGAAATATGCCTCTAg GTGGTGGAAGAGCACTGAGCTCGGACAAAAACTTGACTTTGCAAGGGATAGATTGATGGCAAATTTCTTTTGGTCCGTGGGAATGGGATGCGAACCCGATCTTGGATATCTTAGAAGAATGTGTACAAAAATTGGTTCATTTATAACAATAATTGACGATATTTATGATGTGCATGGAACTTTGGACGAACTCAAACTCTTTACCAATGCTGTCGAGAG ATGGGATATTGGTGCGATCGATTCATTGCCTAACTACatgaaaatatgttttattgcTCTTCACAATACAATCAACGATATGACGTTCGATGCAGTTAAGAATCATGGAATAAATGTCATtcaatatttaagaaaaatg TGGATAGATTTATGCAAAGCTTTCTTGATAGAGGCAAACTGGTACTACACCAATTATAAACCAACATTCCAAGAGTATTTAGACAATGCATGGATCTCAGTCTCGGGATCTCTTATTCTCGTTCATGCTTACATCTTTGCCACAAACTCAATAATGAAAGAGACTTTGGAATGCTTGGTAGACTATCCTGATATACTTCGACATTCATCCATGATCTTTCGCCTTACCAATGACTTAACTTCCTCAACG GATGAAGCAGAAAGAAGTGGAGTCATTACATCCATCCAATGTTACATGAATGACACAGGTGCCTCCGAACATGAAGCGCGGAGATATATAAAGGAGCTGATTATTGGGTcatggaagaaaatgaatgaaattcaaactttGAATTCTTCACCATTCATCTCTAAAGATTTCATTGAAATTGCTTTAAATCTCGCTAGAATATCTCAAACAGTCTACCAACATGGAGATGGGCACACCGTTGAAGACCATGAGACCAAGGATCGTGTATTATCTTTATTCATCAAGCCTGCTTAG